One Polaribacter sp. SA4-12 genomic window carries:
- a CDS encoding amidophosphoribosyltransferase, giving the protein MSDAIKHECGIALVRLKKPLQFYKDKYGSAFYGINKMYLLMEKQHNRGQDGAGFASLKLNVEPGTRYISRVRSNKATPIQDVFAQINDRLNSVLEQNPDKKDDVAWQEENMPYIGNLFLGHVRYGTFGKNSIESVHPFLRQSNWKHKNLIVAGNFNMTNSKQLLEELVELGQHPKEFTDTVTVMEKIGHFLEDEVSKLYQEAKKEGFNKKDASPYIEENLSLKKVLKRSAKNWDGGYAMAGLVGHGDAFVLRDPNGIRPTYFYEDDEVVVVASERPVIQTVFNVKIDQVQELERGHALIIKKSGVTSIKKILEPRENLACSFERIYFSRGSDASIYKERKNLGKYVFPKILKSIDSDISNSVFSFIPNTAETSFYGMIEAAEDLLNQQKTTKILKGGKNLSAEQVTEILSERARFEKIAIKDAKLRTFIADDSSRDDLVEHVYDITYGVVKPTDNLVIIDDSIVRGTTLKKSIIRILDRLSPKKIVVVSSAPQIRYPDCYGIDMARIDAFIAFKAAIELLKDTNQENIIEEVYKKCKDQQSKIDEDIVNYVKGIYKPFTAEEISAKIAEMLKTDDINADVEVIYQSIEGLHKACPDNLGDWYFTGNYPTPGGRRVVNQAFINFYEGNDKRAY; this is encoded by the coding sequence ATGAGTGATGCTATAAAACACGAATGTGGAATTGCACTTGTTCGATTAAAGAAACCTTTACAGTTTTATAAAGACAAATACGGCTCTGCTTTTTACGGAATTAATAAAATGTATTTATTAATGGAAAAACAGCACAATCGTGGTCAAGATGGTGCAGGTTTTGCCAGCTTAAAATTGAATGTAGAACCTGGTACTAGATATATTAGTAGAGTTCGATCTAACAAAGCAACTCCAATACAAGATGTTTTTGCTCAAATTAATGATCGTTTAAACAGTGTTTTAGAACAAAACCCTGATAAAAAAGATGATGTTGCTTGGCAAGAAGAAAATATGCCATACATAGGAAACTTGTTTTTAGGACACGTTCGTTATGGAACTTTTGGTAAAAACAGTATAGAAAGTGTACATCCTTTTTTACGCCAAAGTAACTGGAAACACAAAAACCTAATTGTTGCAGGTAACTTTAACATGACGAATTCTAAACAATTATTAGAAGAATTGGTTGAGTTAGGTCAGCATCCAAAAGAGTTTACAGACACTGTAACTGTTATGGAAAAAATTGGTCATTTTTTAGAAGATGAAGTTTCTAAATTATACCAAGAAGCTAAAAAAGAAGGATTTAATAAAAAAGATGCTTCACCATATATAGAAGAAAACTTAAGCCTTAAAAAAGTATTAAAAAGATCTGCTAAAAACTGGGACGGAGGTTATGCAATGGCTGGTTTAGTTGGTCATGGAGATGCTTTTGTTTTAAGAGATCCTAACGGAATTAGACCTACTTACTTTTATGAAGATGATGAAGTTGTTGTCGTTGCGTCTGAAAGACCAGTAATACAAACCGTTTTTAATGTAAAAATTGATCAGGTTCAAGAATTAGAAAGAGGTCATGCTTTAATTATTAAAAAAAGTGGAGTAACTTCAATTAAGAAAATTTTAGAACCAAGAGAAAATTTAGCTTGTTCTTTTGAGCGCATCTATTTTTCTAGAGGAAGTGATGCTTCTATTTATAAGGAACGTAAAAATTTAGGAAAATATGTATTTCCTAAAATTTTAAAATCTATTGATAGTGACATTTCAAATTCTGTTTTTTCTTTTATCCCAAATACCGCAGAAACGTCTTTTTACGGAATGATAGAAGCTGCTGAAGATTTATTAAATCAACAAAAAACAACTAAAATATTAAAAGGAGGTAAAAATTTATCCGCAGAACAAGTAACCGAAATTTTATCTGAAAGAGCTCGTTTTGAAAAAATAGCAATTAAAGATGCAAAATTAAGAACTTTTATTGCTGATGACAGCAGTAGAGATGATTTAGTAGAGCACGTTTACGACATTACTTATGGTGTTGTAAAACCTACTGACAATCTTGTTATTATTGATGATAGTATTGTTCGTGGAACTACTTTAAAGAAAAGTATTATTAGAATTTTAGACAGATTAAGTCCTAAAAAGATAGTCGTAGTTTCTTCTGCACCACAAATTCGTTACCCAGATTGTTATGGAATTGACATGGCACGAATTGACGCCTTTATTGCTTTTAAAGCTGCTATAGAATTATTAAAAGACACAAATCAAGAAAACATTATAGAAGAAGTTTATAAAAAGTGTAAAGATCAGCAGTCTAAAATTGATGAGGATATTGTAAACTATGTAAAAGGAATATACAAACCTTTTACTGCTGAAGAGATTTCTGCAAAAATTGCAGAAATGTTAAAAACAGACGATATAAATGCAGATGTTGAAGTTATTTATCAATCTATAGAAGGTTTGCATAAAGCATGTCCAGATAATTTAGGAGATTGGTATTTCACAGGAAACTATCCTACTCCTGGAGGTAGAAGAGTTGTTAACCAAGCTTTTATTAATTTCTATGAAGGGAATGACAAGAGAGCTTATTAG
- a CDS encoding PfkB family carbohydrate kinase, which yields MSKLLAVGTVAFDAIETPFGKTDKILGGSGTYVGLAASQFGVETGVVSVVGGDFPASYLEMMNSKGINTDGIEVDKEGKTFFWSGKYHNDMNSRDTLITELNVLETFAPVVPENFKDAGIVMLGNLHPLTQASVLDQMAERPKLVVLDTMNFWMDIALDDLHTVLKRVDVITINDEEARQLSGEYSLVNAAKKIHEMGPKYVVIKKGEHGALLFNDGNMFYAPALPLAEVFDPTGAGDTFAGGFCGFLAKTEDISFNNMKNAIIYGSNLASFCVEKFGTERMQELTADEVKTRLQAFKELTQFDIKIS from the coding sequence ATGAGCAAATTATTAGCAGTTGGTACAGTAGCATTTGATGCTATTGAAACACCTTTTGGAAAAACAGATAAAATACTTGGTGGTTCTGGAACTTATGTAGGTTTAGCCGCAAGTCAATTTGGAGTAGAAACAGGTGTTGTTTCTGTTGTTGGAGGAGATTTTCCTGCTTCATATTTAGAAATGATGAATTCTAAAGGAATTAATACTGATGGAATTGAAGTTGACAAAGAAGGTAAAACTTTTTTCTGGAGTGGTAAATATCATAATGATATGAACTCGAGAGATACTTTAATTACAGAATTAAATGTCTTAGAAACATTTGCACCAGTAGTTCCTGAAAACTTTAAAGATGCAGGTATTGTAATGTTAGGAAATTTACATCCTTTAACACAAGCATCTGTTTTAGATCAAATGGCAGAAAGACCAAAATTAGTAGTTTTAGATACTATGAACTTTTGGATGGATATTGCTTTAGATGATTTACATACTGTTTTAAAAAGAGTAGATGTAATTACTATTAATGATGAAGAAGCGCGTCAATTATCTGGAGAATATTCTTTAGTAAATGCAGCGAAGAAGATTCATGAAATGGGACCAAAATATGTGGTTATTAAAAAAGGTGAACATGGAGCTTTACTTTTTAATGATGGAAACATGTTTTATGCACCAGCTTTACCTTTAGCAGAAGTTTTTGATCCAACAGGAGCAGGAGATACATTTGCAGGTGGTTTTTGCGGATTTTTAGCAAAAACAGAAGATATCTCATTTAACAATATGAAGAATGCCATTATATATGGTTCTAACTTAGCCTCTTTCTGTGTAGAAAAGTTTGGTACAGAACGTATGCAAGAGCTTACAGCAGATGAAGTTAAAACGCGTTTGCAAGCTTTTAAAGAATTAACACAATTTGACATAAAAATATCTTAA
- a CDS encoding SufE family protein, translating to MTIKEIQEEIIDEFSMFDDWMERYEYIIELGKSLPIIEEKNKLDENLIKGCQSKVWLFSELDNDIIKFSADSDAILTKGIVALLLRVYSNQKPGDILTANTDFIDEIGLKEHLSPTRANGLVSMIKYIKMYAIAQQTKL from the coding sequence ATGACTATCAAAGAAATACAAGAAGAAATTATTGACGAGTTTTCTATGTTTGATGATTGGATGGAACGTTATGAATACATTATAGAGTTAGGTAAATCTTTGCCAATTATTGAAGAGAAAAACAAGTTGGATGAGAATTTAATAAAAGGTTGCCAGTCTAAAGTTTGGTTGTTTTCTGAACTAGATAACGATATTATTAAATTTTCTGCGGATAGTGATGCGATTTTAACCAAAGGAATTGTGGCACTATTATTGCGCGTTTATTCAAATCAAAAACCAGGAGATATTTTAACAGCCAATACAGATTTTATTGATGAAATTGGTTTAAAAGAACATTTATCACCAACAAGAGCAAATGGATTAGTTTCCATGATTAAGTACATAAAAATGTATGCAATAGCACAACAAACTAAATTATAG
- a CDS encoding DUF59 domain-containing protein: protein MTDKELEEIGDKIVNVLKTIYDPEIPVDIYELGLIYDVFVSEDNNAKILMTLTSPNCPVAESLPIDIEEKVKSLKEINSCEVEITFDPTWTQDMMSEEAKLELGML, encoded by the coding sequence ATGACAGATAAAGAATTAGAAGAAATAGGAGACAAAATTGTAAATGTTTTAAAAACAATTTATGATCCAGAAATACCTGTAGATATTTACGAATTAGGTTTAATTTATGATGTTTTTGTTTCTGAGGATAACAATGCAAAAATATTAATGACCTTAACATCTCCAAATTGCCCAGTTGCAGAAAGTTTACCTATAGATATTGAAGAGAAAGTAAAATCATTGAAAGAAATTAATAGTTGTGAAGTAGAAATTACTTTCGATCCTACTTGGACACAAGACATGATGAGTGAAGAAGCAAAACTAGAATTAGGAATGCTTTAA
- a CDS encoding DUF2480 family protein, with protein sequence MAEEIINRVTNSKLKTFDLEEIYPEGKRVLFDVKDWLFQELILKETDFRESVKNHDWSQYKKTFVAITCSVDAIIPSWAFMLVASELIPFANKVVIGDKELLETVLYQELISFLDFKEFADAPVIIKGCANKPIPNSAYAFLIEKLQPIAKSIMFGEACSTVPLYKSKK encoded by the coding sequence ATGGCAGAAGAAATTATAAACAGAGTTACAAATAGTAAATTAAAAACTTTTGATTTAGAAGAAATCTATCCTGAAGGGAAAAGAGTTTTGTTTGATGTAAAAGATTGGTTGTTTCAAGAGTTAATTTTGAAAGAAACAGATTTTAGAGAATCTGTAAAAAACCATGATTGGTCTCAATATAAAAAAACATTTGTTGCAATTACCTGCTCTGTAGATGCTATTATTCCTTCTTGGGCTTTTATGTTAGTTGCTTCAGAATTAATTCCGTTTGCAAATAAGGTTGTTATTGGTGATAAAGAATTGTTAGAAACAGTTCTTTATCAAGAATTAATAAGCTTCTTAGATTTTAAAGAATTTGCAGATGCGCCAGTAATCATAAAAGGATGTGCAAATAAGCCGATACCTAATTCAGCCTATGCTTTTTTAATAGAAAAATTACAGCCAATAGCTAAATCCATTATGTTTGGAGAAGCTTGTTCAACAGTACCTTTATATAAATCAAAAAAATAA
- a CDS encoding DUF3078 domain-containing protein encodes MKRIFFIFFILFTTILIGQEKKNKKKKDSVRIPVWKIHGRFAFVFNQSSFSNWASGGENTIAGNFNVNYDFNYKRDNINWDSRVITGYGLSHLSEKGYRKTNDRFELNTLLGVKTTKYWFFSFIGNFKTQYSKGFDYKKDPKVLVSDFFSPAYLTFGPGMLWKKSDKLSINIAPATARYTFVNDVFTGKFGVEEGENTAFSLGFNLSGYYKFGLMTNIEMENVLTAYSDYLANVGNIDLDYQTNIRFKVNKHVKMHMTFHTIIDDNASSRIQFRQLFGLGVNYSFHQKVTY; translated from the coding sequence ATGAAAAGAATTTTTTTCATTTTTTTCATTCTTTTTACAACAATTCTAATCGGTCAAGAAAAGAAAAACAAAAAGAAGAAAGACAGCGTTCGTATTCCTGTATGGAAAATACATGGGCGTTTTGCGTTTGTATTTAATCAATCTTCATTTTCTAATTGGGCTTCTGGTGGAGAAAACACAATTGCAGGAAACTTTAATGTTAATTATGATTTTAACTATAAGAGAGATAATATTAACTGGGATAGTAGAGTAATTACAGGTTATGGTTTAAGTCATTTAAGTGAAAAAGGATATCGAAAAACGAATGACCGTTTTGAACTTAATACATTATTGGGTGTAAAAACTACTAAATATTGGTTCTTCTCTTTTATAGGGAATTTTAAAACTCAATATTCTAAAGGTTTCGACTACAAAAAAGATCCTAAAGTTCTAGTTTCGGACTTTTTCTCACCAGCTTATTTAACTTTTGGTCCAGGTATGTTATGGAAGAAGTCTGATAAGTTAAGTATTAATATTGCTCCTGCAACAGCAAGATATACTTTTGTAAATGATGTTTTTACTGGGAAATTTGGTGTTGAAGAAGGCGAAAATACGGCTTTCAGTTTAGGTTTTAACCTTTCTGGCTATTACAAGTTTGGTTTAATGACGAACATAGAAATGGAAAACGTATTAACTGCATATTCAGATTATTTAGCGAACGTTGGTAACATCGATTTAGATTATCAAACAAATATTCGTTTTAAAGTGAATAAGCATGTTAAAATGCACATGACTTTTCATACAATTATTGATGATAATGCTTCTAGTAGAATACAATTTAGACAATTATTTGGTCTTGGTGTAAACTATAGTTTTCATCAAAAAGTGACTTATTAA
- a CDS encoding DUF3078 domain-containing protein, translating into MKKLSILFLLVCFSFSVNAQTAEELKKEQAPKKAEIAKLNGEVKALQAKIDALPGWRKGAFGTIGGSLSGFNNWYSRTAPTASAGNIGITVNGFANLIEDDFFWRNSAAINLGWVKLDEKGVSGDEGFDTATDVFTISSLYGKRLNKKWAVSALTEYRTTIIDNFNDPGYLDFGVGMTWTPTNNLVVVMHPGNYNFVFSNGDTVFASSLGAKIVADYTKKYGKLSVKSNLSVFQSYKTSDLSNWTWTNSFGYKIWKGIGLGLEVGLRKNKQEAAYSQGVTLANGDNKLQSYYLLGMSYAF; encoded by the coding sequence ATGAAAAAATTATCAATCTTATTTTTATTGGTATGTTTTAGCTTTTCAGTGAATGCTCAAACTGCCGAAGAATTAAAAAAAGAACAAGCTCCTAAAAAAGCTGAAATTGCTAAATTAAACGGAGAAGTAAAAGCTTTACAAGCAAAAATAGATGCACTTCCAGGATGGAGAAAAGGTGCTTTTGGTACAATTGGTGGTAGTCTATCTGGTTTTAATAACTGGTATTCTAGAACTGCACCAACAGCTTCTGCAGGTAACATTGGTATTACTGTAAATGGTTTTGCAAACTTAATTGAAGATGACTTTTTCTGGAGAAATTCAGCAGCAATTAATTTAGGTTGGGTAAAATTAGATGAAAAAGGTGTTTCTGGAGATGAAGGTTTTGATACAGCTACAGATGTTTTTACAATTAGTTCTTTATATGGTAAAAGATTAAATAAAAAATGGGCAGTTTCTGCTTTAACAGAATACAGAACAACTATAATAGATAACTTTAATGATCCAGGTTATTTAGATTTTGGTGTTGGTATGACATGGACGCCAACAAACAATTTGGTTGTTGTAATGCACCCAGGAAACTACAATTTTGTTTTTAGTAATGGAGATACTGTTTTTGCATCTTCTTTAGGAGCAAAAATTGTTGCAGATTACACAAAAAAATATGGTAAATTAAGTGTAAAATCTAACTTATCTGTTTTTCAAAGTTATAAAACTTCTGATTTATCTAACTGGACTTGGACAAACTCTTTTGGTTACAAAATCTGGAAAGGAATTGGTTTAGGATTAGAAGTTGGTTTGCGTAAAAACAAACAAGAAGCTGCATATTCTCAAGGTGTAACTTTAGCAAACGGAGACAATAAATTGCAATCTTACTATTTATTAGGTATGAGCTATGCTTTTTAA
- a CDS encoding CNNM domain-containing protein — MTLLIIFATISIFFSFLCSILEAVLLSITPTFINLKKKEGHHFATELEVLKKDVDKPLIAILTINTIAHTVGAILVGVQAKVAYAEMYGTSVKTIFGIRITEDVMVGVVSTIMTILILVASEIIPKTIGATYWKQLANFTSKALKVMIFPLKWTGFLWILQLTTKLIGGKGHGSILSREGFLVMTEMAEKDGVFQESESKVIRNLLGFKEIKVNDVMTPRSVLEIADESQTIESFYNEHKNLRFSRIPVFSENIDEITGYFLKDNLLEAMINGKGNEPLSSIKRNIIVTTRDLSIPNLFDELIKEKEHIALVVDEYGSVSGLVSQEDVIETLLGLEIMDESDSVADLQAHARKSWENRAKRMGIIEDEKE; from the coding sequence ATGACATTATTAATAATTTTCGCAACTATTTCTATTTTCTTTTCATTCTTGTGTTCTATACTAGAGGCAGTATTGTTAAGTATTACACCAACTTTTATCAATTTAAAAAAGAAGGAAGGGCATCATTTTGCTACTGAATTAGAAGTCTTAAAGAAGGATGTAGACAAACCTTTAATAGCAATCTTAACAATTAATACAATTGCGCATACTGTTGGTGCAATTTTGGTAGGTGTACAAGCAAAAGTAGCATATGCAGAAATGTATGGAACTTCTGTAAAAACTATTTTTGGAATTAGAATAACAGAAGATGTTATGGTAGGTGTTGTTTCTACAATAATGACTATTTTAATATTAGTAGCATCAGAAATTATCCCTAAAACCATTGGAGCAACGTATTGGAAACAGTTAGCTAATTTTACTTCTAAAGCTTTAAAGGTGATGATTTTTCCATTAAAATGGACAGGTTTTTTATGGATATTACAATTAACAACAAAATTAATTGGGGGTAAAGGTCATGGAAGTATTCTAAGTAGAGAAGGGTTTTTGGTGATGACAGAAATGGCTGAAAAAGATGGCGTTTTTCAAGAAAGTGAAAGTAAAGTTATTAGAAATTTATTAGGCTTTAAAGAGATTAAGGTAAATGATGTGATGACACCTAGATCTGTTTTAGAAATTGCTGATGAAAGCCAAACAATTGAATCTTTTTATAACGAACATAAAAATTTGCGTTTTTCTAGAATTCCTGTTTTCTCAGAAAATATTGATGAAATTACTGGGTATTTTCTAAAAGATAATTTATTAGAAGCAATGATTAATGGAAAAGGAAATGAACCTTTATCTTCTATCAAAAGAAATATTATAGTAACAACTAGAGATTTATCTATCCCTAATTTGTTTGATGAATTAATTAAAGAAAAAGAACATATTGCTTTAGTAGTTGATGAATATGGTTCTGTAAGCGGACTCGTTTCTCAAGAAGATGTAATAGAAACTTTACTAGGTTTAGAAATTATGGATGAAAGCGATTCGGTTGCAGATTTGCAAGCTCATGCCAGAAAATCTTGGGAGAATCGTGCTAAAAGAATGGGGATTATTGAGGATGAGAAGGAGTAG
- the hflX gene encoding GTPase HflX, producing MIDEREVISEKAVLIGIISQKQDEIQSTEYLDELEFLTLTAGGVAVKRFVQKMEKPNPKTFLGVGKLEEVRDYIESNHIGTAIFDDELSPAQIRNIEKVLDCKILDRTNLILDIFAQRAQTSSAKTQVELAQCQYLLPRLTRLWTHLDKQKGGIGMRGPGETEIETDRRIIRDKITVLKKRLLTIDKQMAVQRKNRGKMVRVALVGYTNVGKSTLMNVISKSDVFAENKLFATLDTTVRKVVIKNLPFLLTDTVGFIRKLPTQLVESFKSTLDEVREADLLLHVVDISHPNFEDHIASVNSVLADIKCADKPTLMVFNKIDAYSHETIDEDDIVTERGKEHFTLQDWEKTWMNDYEVESIFISALNKDNLEDFKEKTYEAIKKIHIQRFPYNDFLYNEYKEEE from the coding sequence ATGATAGACGAACGCGAAGTTATATCCGAAAAAGCCGTTTTAATCGGTATTATATCCCAGAAACAAGACGAAATTCAATCTACTGAGTATTTAGATGAATTAGAATTTTTAACGTTAACTGCAGGTGGAGTTGCCGTAAAACGTTTTGTACAAAAGATGGAAAAACCAAATCCAAAAACTTTTTTAGGTGTTGGTAAGTTAGAAGAAGTTAGAGATTATATTGAATCTAATCATATTGGTACTGCCATTTTTGATGATGAATTATCTCCTGCACAAATACGTAATATTGAAAAAGTTTTAGATTGTAAAATCTTAGACAGAACCAATCTTATTCTAGATATTTTTGCACAAAGAGCACAAACAAGTTCTGCAAAAACGCAAGTAGAATTGGCACAGTGTCAATATTTATTACCTCGTTTAACAAGACTTTGGACGCACCTTGACAAACAAAAAGGTGGTATTGGAATGCGTGGACCTGGAGAAACAGAAATTGAAACAGATAGACGTATTATTCGTGATAAAATTACCGTTCTAAAAAAGAGATTACTAACCATTGATAAACAAATGGCTGTGCAACGTAAAAACCGTGGGAAAATGGTTAGAGTTGCTTTAGTTGGTTATACCAATGTTGGTAAATCTACATTGATGAACGTAATTAGTAAGAGTGATGTTTTTGCAGAAAATAAATTATTTGCAACCTTAGACACTACCGTTAGAAAAGTGGTTATTAAGAACCTTCCTTTTTTATTAACAGACACTGTTGGTTTTATTAGAAAGTTACCTACACAATTGGTAGAATCATTTAAATCTACTTTAGATGAAGTTCGTGAAGCAGATTTATTATTACATGTTGTAGATATTTCTCATCCTAATTTTGAAGATCATATTGCTTCTGTAAACTCTGTTTTAGCTGATATAAAGTGTGCAGACAAACCTACTTTAATGGTTTTTAATAAGATTGATGCGTATTCTCATGAAACAATTGATGAAGATGATATTGTTACTGAAAGAGGAAAAGAGCATTTTACTTTACAAGACTGGGAAAAAACTTGGATGAATGATTATGAAGTAGAATCTATCTTTATTTCTGCTTTAAACAAAGATAATTTAGAAGACTTTAAAGAAAAAACATACGAAGCAATAAAGAAAATTCATATTCAACGTTTTCCTTATAACGACTTCTTATATAATGAATATAAAGAGGAAGAGTAA
- a CDS encoding endonuclease/exonuclease/phosphatase family protein — MLSFFSSSKKRKDIFTVGFYNVENLFDTVDDPKTFDDDFTSEGKKKWGNKRYRDKVKKLGSVISQLGNEQSRHAPAIVGLVEVENAKVVNDLANSKYLRKHHYDFVHYDSPDDRGIDVALLYNKQLFELLGSEHFPLYLEDEEGKRDYTRDVLVVYGNLNGELVHVLVNHWPSRREGTEESEYKRVEAAKLARTIVEVIQEKHYDAKILIMGDFNDDPTSTSIKDHLMTEDFYNPMESLLDRDAIGTLTYNSKWNLFDQIIITKNFTTEKPEKHTFKHAEVFNKEWLKIFKGKLKGSPFRTYIGPWYQGGFSDHFPVYLFLKKEK; from the coding sequence ATGCTATCATTTTTTTCATCATCAAAAAAGCGTAAAGATATTTTTACTGTAGGTTTCTATAACGTAGAAAATTTATTTGATACGGTAGATGATCCTAAAACGTTTGATGATGATTTTACTTCCGAAGGAAAAAAGAAATGGGGAAATAAACGCTATAGAGATAAAGTTAAAAAATTAGGTTCTGTAATTTCTCAATTAGGAAATGAGCAATCTCGTCATGCACCTGCAATTGTTGGTTTGGTTGAGGTAGAAAATGCGAAGGTTGTAAACGATTTAGCAAATTCTAAATATTTAAGAAAACATCATTACGATTTTGTGCATTATGATTCTCCTGATGATAGAGGAATTGATGTTGCGCTTCTATACAACAAGCAATTATTCGAATTATTAGGTTCAGAACACTTCCCACTGTATTTAGAAGATGAAGAAGGTAAGAGAGACTACACGCGTGATGTTTTAGTTGTTTATGGAAATTTAAACGGAGAGTTGGTTCATGTTTTGGTAAATCATTGGCCATCTAGAAGAGAAGGAACAGAAGAGTCTGAATACAAACGAGTAGAAGCGGCAAAATTAGCAAGAACGATTGTTGAGGTAATTCAAGAGAAACATTACGATGCAAAAATTCTAATTATGGGCGATTTTAATGACGACCCAACAAGTACAAGTATTAAAGATCATTTAATGACTGAAGATTTCTATAATCCTATGGAAAGCTTATTAGATAGAGATGCAATTGGTACTTTAACTTATAATAGTAAATGGAATTTATTTGATCAGATTATTATTACAAAAAATTTCACAACCGAAAAACCAGAAAAGCATACTTTTAAACATGCCGAAGTTTTTAATAAAGAATGGTTAAAAATATTTAAGGGAAAATTAAAAGGAAGTCCGTTTAGAACTTATATTGGTCCTTGGTATCAAGGAGGGTTTTCAGACCATTTTCCTGTGTATTTATTTTTGAAAAAGGAAAAATAA
- the glpQ gene encoding glycerophosphodiester phosphodiesterase has product MKSISLFLIGLLLISCNPFKKELNMNTKIVVAHRGASGYLPEHTIEAKAMAHAMNPHFIEQDLVLSKDDVPVVIHDIYLDDVTDVAIKFPDRKRKDNRFYVIDFLFDELLTLKVTERFNPETGEQFYPNRFPKGKGNFKLHSFKDEIELIQGLNASTQKNIGIYPEIKEPEFHKKEGKDLTGIVLKTLADYGYKTKKDNCILQCFDATELERIRKDLKSKLFLVQLIEFPEEAKQLAHFASYADGVGPWYKQILDKKVDGKWHFTSLVVDAHKLGLKVHPYTFRADALDEFASFKEMMQTLLIKANVDGAFTDFPDLVVDFLRNQ; this is encoded by the coding sequence ATGAAATCAATTTCATTATTTTTGATTGGTTTGTTACTCATTTCATGCAATCCATTTAAAAAAGAACTTAATATGAATACAAAAATTGTTGTTGCTCATAGAGGTGCTTCTGGTTATTTACCAGAACATACTATAGAAGCTAAAGCGATGGCACATGCTATGAATCCTCATTTTATTGAACAAGATTTAGTGTTGAGTAAAGATGATGTACCTGTTGTTATTCATGATATTTATTTGGATGATGTAACTGATGTTGCTATAAAGTTTCCTGATAGAAAAAGAAAAGACAATCGTTTTTATGTAATTGATTTTTTGTTTGATGAATTACTTACGCTAAAAGTTACAGAACGTTTTAATCCCGAAACTGGCGAGCAATTCTATCCAAATCGTTTTCCGAAAGGAAAGGGGAATTTTAAACTCCATTCTTTTAAAGATGAAATTGAACTGATACAAGGTTTAAATGCATCAACTCAAAAGAATATTGGAATCTATCCTGAAATTAAAGAACCTGAATTCCATAAAAAAGAAGGAAAAGATTTAACGGGAATTGTTTTAAAAACCTTGGCTGATTATGGCTACAAAACAAAAAAAGACAATTGTATTTTACAATGTTTTGATGCTACAGAATTAGAAAGAATCAGAAAAGATTTAAAGTCTAAATTATTTTTGGTTCAGTTGATAGAATTCCCAGAAGAAGCAAAACAATTAGCGCATTTTGCAAGTTATGCTGATGGAGTAGGACCTTGGTATAAACAGATTTTAGACAAAAAAGTAGATGGAAAATGGCATTTTACTTCTTTAGTTGTTGATGCTCATAAATTGGGTTTAAAAGTGCATCCTTATACATTTAGAGCAGATGCTTTAGATGAGTTTGCTTCTTTTAAAGAAATGATGCAAACACTTTTAATAAAAGCAAATGTAGATGGTGCTTTTACAGATTTCCCTGATTTGGTTGTTGATTTTTTAAGGAATCAATAA